A part of Chloroflexota bacterium genomic DNA contains:
- the ftsH gene encoding ATP-dependent zinc metalloprotease FtsH, with product MLFVAIIVMVFFSLNQQAMDSSEISFNRLAEDIKAGTVDTITEDDSYLTITYKNSDTVNTSTKDPNMPLIAQLLELGVTSEQLSAENITIDILLPSPMLELLSVASYILPFLILIGLFFFIFRQAQGNNNAAMSFGKSRARMFSGDHPTVTFDDVAGVDEAKEELQEVVEFLREPQKFIALGARIPKGVLLIGAPGTGKTLMAKAVSGEAGVPFFSISGSEFVEMFVGVGASRVRDLFEQAKRHSPAIVFVDEIDAVGRHRGAGLGGSHDEREQTLNQLLVEMDGFDTDTNVIIIAATNRPDILDPALLRPGRFDRQVTMDRPDIKGREEILEVHVKGKPVSPDVVLNDIARSTPGFVGADLENLVNEAAILAARRNKKVIEQPEFMEAIERVIAGPERKSRLINESEKKIIAYHEAGHAVVINALPEADTVQKVSIISRGQAGGYTIAFPEEDRVLKSRKQILSDMIGLLGGRAAEEIVFNDITSGASNDLERVTKLARTMVTRLGMSDELGPMVYGKKEELVFLGREISEQRDYSEQIATQIDTAIQKLIQEAYTEAKAILTKYRDELDQIASKLLEVETLDAKEFLAIFPTPVDKNGGIPVQL from the coding sequence ATGCTCTTCGTGGCAATAATCGTGATGGTGTTCTTTTCCTTAAATCAGCAGGCGATGGATTCCTCGGAAATTTCCTTCAATCGACTTGCTGAGGATATCAAGGCTGGCACGGTAGACACCATTACTGAAGATGATAGTTACCTGACCATCACTTACAAAAATAGTGATACTGTCAACACTTCAACAAAAGATCCCAACATGCCACTCATAGCGCAGTTGCTTGAGCTGGGTGTTACCTCCGAGCAGCTCTCGGCAGAAAATATCACCATTGATATCCTTCTGCCCAGCCCAATGCTCGAACTCTTATCTGTTGCAAGCTATATTTTGCCATTCCTGATCCTGATCGGATTGTTCTTCTTCATCTTCCGCCAGGCACAGGGCAACAACAATGCTGCAATGTCCTTTGGGAAGTCCCGGGCAAGAATGTTCTCCGGAGACCATCCCACTGTGACCTTTGATGATGTTGCCGGTGTGGATGAAGCCAAAGAAGAGCTCCAGGAAGTGGTCGAATTCCTCCGTGAACCGCAAAAATTCATTGCCCTGGGCGCTCGGATCCCCAAAGGTGTTTTGTTGATCGGTGCCCCGGGTACCGGTAAAACATTGATGGCCAAAGCCGTCTCCGGTGAGGCAGGCGTCCCCTTCTTCTCCATTTCCGGTTCCGAATTCGTTGAAATGTTCGTCGGCGTCGGCGCCAGCCGGGTCCGTGACCTGTTTGAACAGGCCAAACGGCACTCTCCGGCGATCGTTTTTGTCGATGAAATTGATGCTGTTGGCCGTCACCGTGGTGCTGGCCTGGGGGGCAGTCATGACGAACGTGAACAAACCTTGAACCAATTGCTGGTTGAAATGGACGGCTTTGACACTGACACCAACGTGATCATCATCGCCGCCACCAACCGGCCTGACATCCTTGACCCCGCCCTGCTGCGCCCTGGTCGTTTTGACCGCCAGGTCACCATGGATCGTCCTGACATCAAAGGCCGTGAGGAAATCCTCGAAGTCCATGTCAAAGGCAAACCAGTTTCACCGGATGTTGTCCTCAACGATATTGCCCGCTCAACCCCCGGTTTTGTCGGCGCTGACCTCGAGAATCTGGTAAATGAGGCCGCCATTCTTGCAGCCCGTCGGAACAAGAAGGTGATCGAACAACCTGAATTCATGGAAGCCATTGAACGTGTGATCGCCGGTCCTGAACGCAAGAGCCGCCTGATCAATGAAAGCGAAAAGAAGATCATCGCATATCACGAAGCCGGCCATGCTGTTGTAATCAATGCTTTGCCGGAAGCGGACACCGTCCAAAAAGTCTCCATCATCTCCCGTGGTCAAGCCGGTGGTTACACCATCGCCTTCCCGGAAGAAGATCGGGTACTGAAATCCCGCAAGCAAATCCTCAGTGACATGATCGGTCTGCTGGGCGGCCGGGCAGCCGAAGAAATCGTCTTCAATGACATCACTTCCGGTGCCTCCAATGACCTTGAAAGAGTGACAAAACTCGCCCGCACGATGGTCACCCGCCTGGGTATGAGCGACGAACTTGGTCCAATGGTCTATGGCAAGAAAGAAGAACTGGTCTTCCTTGGCCGTGAGATCTCCGAACAGCGGGACTACTCCGAGCAGATTGCCACTCAGATTGACACCGCCATTCAAAAGCTCATTCAGGAAGCCTATACCGAAGCGAAAGCCATTCTCACCAAGTATCGGGATGAACTGGATCAGATTGCATCGAAACTTCTTGAGGTTGAAACCCTGGATGCCAAGGAATTCCTCGCCATCTTCCCCACCCCGGTGGATAAGAACGGTGGGATCCCCGTCCAACTCTAA
- a CDS encoding long-chain fatty acid--CoA ligase: protein MNYDDRPWLAHYDEGVPESIDVPEITLVDLLTQSVERFGSSTCIIHNGKEWTYDELDRESNQFAHVLLAQGLQKGERVGLFLPNTAEFVVGYYGILKAGGVVMALNPAYTPSEVQKLAEESGIRFLMLPAQSYPKLEPLRQATPIERFIVVDDASVNLVTGDISWAKVLESENPEAVTGVQIGPDDPAVFQYSGGTTGTPKCAVGLHRNLVANVHQFRQWLVNTHEGQETVLVAIPCYHVYGMVLGMHLTIRLGARMVLIANPRDMDGLLGAIETYKATVFPGVPNLYAAINHYPAVLAGKYDLSSVKACISGSATLPMKVKREFEALTHGHLVEGYGLSEAPTATHCNPILGENREGSIGLPLPGVTCRIVDLETGTKDLQIGEAGELIIRGPQVMLGYHQKPTETSQTLREGWLFTGDVARMDYSGYFYLVDRKKDVIKVGGFQVWPNEIETVIRQHPKVREVAVAGVKDEDGAEVAKAWIVLNEGQKASAEEIKVFCRAVLTQYKIPKYIEFREALPTTGVGKVLRRVLVAEE from the coding sequence ATGAACTATGATGATCGTCCTTGGTTGGCCCATTATGACGAGGGTGTGCCTGAGTCCATTGATGTGCCTGAAATTACTTTGGTTGATCTGCTGACTCAGTCAGTTGAGCGTTTTGGCTCCTCTACCTGTATTATCCATAATGGCAAAGAATGGACTTACGATGAATTGGATCGGGAGTCAAACCAATTCGCTCACGTTCTCTTGGCGCAAGGCCTGCAAAAAGGGGAGCGAGTGGGCCTTTTTCTGCCCAATACAGCAGAGTTTGTAGTCGGATATTACGGCATTTTGAAAGCCGGTGGGGTCGTTATGGCATTGAACCCCGCCTACACGCCTTCTGAGGTGCAAAAACTGGCGGAAGAATCGGGAATTCGCTTCTTGATGCTGCCTGCCCAGTCCTATCCAAAGCTGGAACCCCTCAGGCAAGCAACGCCGATCGAGCGGTTTATTGTAGTGGATGACGCTTCAGTTAATTTGGTGACAGGGGACATCTCCTGGGCCAAGGTGCTGGAAAGCGAAAATCCTGAAGCAGTTACCGGTGTCCAGATTGGCCCGGATGACCCGGCAGTGTTTCAATATTCGGGCGGCACTACCGGTACGCCTAAATGTGCCGTTGGGCTGCACCGAAATCTGGTGGCAAATGTCCACCAGTTCCGCCAATGGCTGGTGAACACCCACGAGGGACAGGAAACCGTTTTGGTTGCCATTCCCTGCTATCACGTTTACGGCATGGTTCTGGGGATGCATCTGACGATCCGCCTGGGAGCTCGGATGGTGTTGATTGCCAACCCGCGGGATATGGACGGGCTGCTTGGCGCGATAGAAACTTACAAGGCCACCGTTTTTCCGGGTGTGCCGAACCTGTATGCCGCGATCAACCATTATCCGGCTGTTTTGGCAGGGAAGTATGACCTCTCTTCTGTCAAAGCTTGCATTTCCGGCTCTGCGACGCTGCCAATGAAGGTGAAGCGTGAGTTTGAAGCGCTGACCCATGGACACCTGGTGGAGGGCTATGGTCTTTCAGAAGCGCCAACCGCAACGCACTGTAATCCCATCCTGGGTGAGAACCGAGAGGGCTCGATTGGTCTGCCGCTGCCGGGTGTGACCTGCCGGATTGTGGATTTGGAGACCGGAACTAAGGATTTGCAAATTGGAGAAGCCGGAGAATTGATCATCCGTGGCCCGCAGGTGATGTTGGGCTATCACCAGAAACCTACTGAGACCTCCCAAACCTTGCGGGAAGGCTGGCTGTTCACTGGTGATGTCGCTCGGATGGATTACAGTGGCTATTTTTATCTGGTGGATCGCAAAAAGGACGTTATCAAGGTCGGTGGATTTCAAGTCTGGCCTAATGAGATTGAAACCGTGATCCGGCAGCATCCGAAGGTCCGGGAAGTCGCCGTGGCTGGCGTGAAGGATGAAGATGGCGCTGAGGTTGCCAAAGCCTGGATTGTGCTAAATGAGGGGCAAAAGGCGTCGGCTGAGGAAATCAAGGTTTTCTGCAGAGCTGTGTTGACGCAATATAAGATACCGAAATATATTGAATTTCGAGAAGCACTGCCAACGACAGGTGTGGGGAAAGTCCTCCGGCGGGTTTTGGTGGCTGAGGAATAA